A window of the Harmonia axyridis chromosome 5, icHarAxyr1.1, whole genome shotgun sequence genome harbors these coding sequences:
- the LOC123680389 gene encoding uncharacterized protein LOC123680389, which produces MNVQSVDRFSRDEEMMLIELVSMNRSIYDASHNDYKNNFIKDNIWQKIASKMEEKTDEMCKKRWRTIRDTYRRQKKRGKLGTGSAAKNQQKWPLVSHLSFLDNVPEERRSFSNIIEESLDFQAVQEQNSDSESEYHQTPDECSVQSPPMVQSPDSLQSTPSASSSKKRKKSQVDDGDMLQLMKENRKTREKILDFLVQNKNPECEDDVDLFYKSIAMSVKRLPKHLLSSAKTQHLQILTNLENEAANLQQGVIRHTRVETSTQPERSFDRNPHQTSSPIMQRFSQGALFPPNPPGSLGFPENERQIFPERQSFSSYNYTH; this is translated from the exons ATGAATGTTCAGAGCGTAGATCGATTTTCGCGGGACGAGGAAATGATGCTAATAGAATTAGTGTCTATGAATAGAAGCATATATGATGCTTCTCAcaatgattataaaaataatttcataaaggATAATATATGGCAAAAGATCGCCTCGAAAATGGAGGAAAAAACAG ATGAAATGTGCAAAAAAAGGTGGCGGACGATTAGAGATACGTACAGACGACAAAAGAAAAGAGGTAAACTTGGAACAGGATCAGCAGCTAAAAATCAACAGAAATGGCCATTAGTTTCTCATCTTAGTTTTCTGGATAATGTTCCAGAAGAGAGAAG AAGTTTCTCGAACATCATTGAGGAAAGCCTGGATTTTCAAGCAGTTCAAGAGCAGAACAGTGATAGTGAAAGCGAATATCACCAGACACCTGACGAATGTTCAGTTCAGTCCCCACCAATGGTACAATCTCCAGATAGCCTTCAAAGCACACCTTCGGCCAGTTCatcaaagaaaagaaaaaaatcacagGTTGATGACGGGGATATGCTTCAACTCATGAAAGAAAATAGGAAAACGCGGgaaaaaattttagattttctcgttcaaaataaaaatccGGAATGTGAAGATGATGtagatttattttataaaagcATTGCTATGTCTGTCAAACGGTTACCCAAACATCTTTTATCTTCGGCGAAAACACAGCATTTGCAAATATTGACGAACTTAGAAAATGAAGCTGCAAATCTGCAACAAGGAGTAATTCGACACACAAGAGTGGAAACGAGTACGCAACCAGAGAGGAGTTTTGACCGGAATCCGCATCAAACTTCATCGCCAATTATGCAAAGATTTTCACAAGGAGCATTATTTCCACCGAATCCTCCAGGATCCTTAGGATTTCCTGAAAACGAACGCCAAATATTTCCAGAGCGCCAAAGCTTTTCATCATATAATTACACGCATTAA
- the LOC123680388 gene encoding protein ANTAGONIST OF LIKE HETEROCHROMATIN PROTEIN 1-like, whose amino-acid sequence MEYVLALHILEEEQSEIILKYMQMRNRKRRAVHLMYKNRSEEGTFNNLITRHLIDDEEKFRSFFRLNRNQFNYVLQAIKENITKKPTSFVRRPISPEEKLAVTLRYLATGESFRSLSFGFRISHTYISKIVKEVLTAIRVQLFHVLLPTSSENDLKVRAKEFWEQWNFPNCVGAIDGKHIRIVCPPKSGSLYFNYKEYFSIVLLAIVDANYKFLAVDIGSYGKEGDSGIFSKSIMGQKIYQGTFGFPPDNELPNSERKLPYVIVGDEAFRLHTNIMKPYSRDQAKQDTHKAIFNYRLCRARRVSENAFGLLSNTFRIFYSPIAVEPSTVDIIISGAVCLHNLIRNDYERANKKHTEENQVKLDGPLKNLIPLARRGGFANADGFLVRDNFKEYFVSEGQIAWQEIMVTKT is encoded by the exons ATGGAGTATGTACTTGCGCTCCATATTTTGGAAGAAGAGCAGAGtgaaataattctgaaatacATGCAAATGAGAAATAGAAAAAGGCGAGCTGTACATTTGATGTATAAAAACAGGAGTGAGGAAGGTACCTTCAACAACCTCATAACAAGGCATCTAATagatgatgaagaaaaattccGTAGTTTTTTTCGGTTGAACAGGAATCAGTTCAATTATGTGCTACAAGCTATCAAAGAAAATATTACGAAGAAGCCAACTAGTTTTGTGAGAAGGCCTATATCACCTGAAGAAAAGTTGGCTGTAACTCTCAG ataCTTGGCTACTGGAGAATCATTTCGTTCTCTCTCTTTCGGATTTCGCATATCCCACACTTATATATCAAAGATAGTGAAAGAGGTTTTAACAGCCATACGTGTTCAACTTTTTCATGTATTACTGCCCACTTCATCAGAAAACGACCTCAAAGTTAGAGCAAAGGAGTTTTGGGAACAATGGAATTTTCCCAACTGCGTTGGTGCCATAGACGGAAAACATATACGCATCGTATGCCCTCCAAAAAGTGGTTCTctttatttcaattacaaggAATATTTCTCCATTGTCCTTTTAGCTATTGTAGAcgcaaattataaatttttggcAGTTGACATCGGATCATATGGCAAAGAAGGAGATAGTGGTATATTCTCCAAGTCTATAATGGGGCAGAAAATCTATCAGGGCACATTTGGTTTTCCGCCGGACAATGAATTACCGAACTCGGAAAGAAAACTACCATATGTAATTGTCGGTGACGAAGCATTCCGGCTGCatacaaatattatgaaaccTTATAGCAGAGACCAAGCTAAACAAGATACTCATAAAGCCATTTTTAACTATAGATTGTGTCGAGCCAGGAGAGTTTCAGAAAATGCTTTTGGTCTATTAAGTAatactttcagaattttttattcACCTATTGCAGTGGAACCATCTACGGTAGATATCATAATTTCTGGGGCCGTCTGCTTACACAACCTTATAAGAAATGACTATGAAAGGGCAAATAAGAAACATACAGAAGAAAATCAAGTAAAATTAGATGGACCCCTAAAAAATTTGATACCTCTCGCAAGAAGAGGAGGCTTTGCTAATGCAGATGGTTTCTTAGTTCGAGataatttcaaagaatattttgttTCTGAGGGTCAAATTGCTTGGCAAGAAATAATGGTAACAAAAACGTAA